From one Lycium ferocissimum isolate CSIRO_LF1 chromosome 5, AGI_CSIRO_Lferr_CH_V1, whole genome shotgun sequence genomic stretch:
- the LOC132055517 gene encoding LOB domain-containing protein 41-like — protein sequence MRLSCNGCRVLRKGCNEKCSIKPCLQWIKSPEAQSNATLFLAKFYGRAGLLNLINSGPNHLRPAIFRSLLYEACGRIVNPIYGSTGLLTSGNWQLCQAAVEAVLTGAPIAKLSPDSAANTTSPSLKACDIRHVSKENDSGSDLHKVKTRTRFKRVRKQSPEVDDAARVMWSWSHKDDDVVGSPSRDSGLSQQGESGDAESGGSVETVEAEPVKLDEDVGLDLTLGL from the exons ATGCGTTTAAGCTGTAATGGTTGCCGGGTTCTCCGGAAAGGTTGCAATGAAAAATGCTCAATTAAACCTTGCCTTCAATGGATCAAATCACCTGAAGCCCAATCCAACGCCACCCTCTTCCTCGCTAAATTTTACGGCCGTGCTGGTCTCCTTAATCTCATCAACTCTGGCCCTAATCATTTGCGTCCTG CTATCTTCAGATCCTTACTGTACGAAGCATGTGGACGTATCGTAAATCCAATTTACGGTTCAACTGGTTTGTTAACATCCGGCAACTGGCAACTTTGTCAAGCAGCCGTCGAAGCCGTTCTAACCGGCGCGCCGATCGCTAAACTTTCACCCGACTCAGCTGCAAATACCACAAGCCCTTCACTCAAAGCATGTGATATTCGCCACGTGTCAAAGGAAAACGATTCTGGTTCGGATCTACATAAGGTTAAGACCCGAACCCGGTTCAAGCGCGTGAGGAAACAATCGCCTGAGGTTGATGATGCGGCTCGGGTTATGTGGAGTTGGTCTCATAAGGATGACGATGTTGTCGGATCGCCGAGCCGAGATTCGGGTCTGAGCCAACAAGGAGAAAGTGGTGATGCTGAAAGTGGCGGCTCGGTGGAAACTGTTGAAGCCGAGCCGGTAAAGCTGGATGAGGATGTTGGATTGGACTTAACGCTGGGGTTGTAA